From Musa acuminata AAA Group cultivar baxijiao chromosome BXJ3-8, Cavendish_Baxijiao_AAA, whole genome shotgun sequence, one genomic window encodes:
- the LOC103993528 gene encoding uncharacterized protein LOC103993528, translating into MMSPRYFLLFLPFLLAFSILPDSTCAAGTIIFTTLGRSRYNFDIFSLPIASSSSRRRPIAVDRHGEHRLTDGVSVNFNGYFPSLASSSFLSSLLPSSSSSVDSLLYISERNGSSTIYLDLFLASSSPSTRRDALELQTRLQFPLVTAPDDAAAESDPNVSMKDRPSLSGDLLVYVSTHQPNPSPRQSWAAVYSTHLPTGRTRRLTPSGIADFSPAVSASGAWTAVASYGAAGWPGDVEELRTAIYVFRTEDGSGRTLVVDHGGWPCWADESTLYFHRRGSDGWWSIYRATISVGTTTVSLESVVRITPAGFHAFTPATSAGAPGIIAVATRRQTSNYRHIELIDMRSGTNAYVEVTRPVTPYSHNYNPFISPEGSQVGYHRCRGSGNGSPSLLLENIKSSYPEAFSLLRVDGSFPSFSPDGERIAYVKLPGLFVVNSDGSGGPREVFSGIAFPTAWDWKRKGTIYTSYGPDFAAEGTQVDIISITLPDEDDDDAGNAQPSIKKLTTGGANNAFPSPSPNGKWVVFRSGRSGHKNLYIMDAVEGESAGIHRLTEGPWSDTMCNWSPDGEWIAFASDRDNPGGGSFAIYMVHPNGTGLRRVVHSGSGGRTNHPWFSPDSKSLVFTSDYGAVSAEPISNPHHYQPYGEIFTVGIDGSDIRRLTHNSFEDGTPTWTPYFLEPADVAESLQGSAWCEFDDCHWLNIQAQLDEAARGTSC; encoded by the coding sequence ATGATGAGCCCTCGgtacttcctcctcttccttcccttTCTCCTCGCCTTCTCCATCTTGCCGGACAGCACATGTGCCGCCGGTACCATCATCTTCACCACCCTCGGCCGTAGCCGCTACAACTTCGATATCTTCTCCCTCCCCATCGCATCCTCCTCCTCTCGCCGCCGCCCCATCGCCGTCGATCGCCACGGCGAGCATCGGCTCACCGACGGCGTCTCTGTCAACTTCAACGGATACTTCCCCTCTCtcgcctcctcttccttcctctcctcgCTCCTcccttcatcttcttcctccgtTGATTCCCTTCTCTACATCTCCGAGCGCAACGGCTCCTCCACCATCTACCTCGATCTCTTCCTCGCCTCCTCCTCTCCGTCCACTCGAAGAGACGCCCTTGAGTTGCAGACCCGCCTCCAATTTCCTCTGGTTACGGCCCCCGACGACGCCGCCGCCGAATCCGACCCTAATGTCTCCATGAAGGACCGGCCGTCTCTATCCGGCGACCTCCTCGTCTACGTCTCAACCCACCAGCCCAATCCTTCCCCCAGGCAGAGCTGGGCGGCCGTCTACTCCACACACCTCCCCACTGGCCGCACCCGCCGCCTCACCCCCTCGGGCATCGCCGACTTCAGCCCCGCGGTCTCCGCCTCAGGCGCCTGGACCGCCGTCGCATCGTATGGCGCCGCGGGGTGGCCGGGGGACGTCGAGGAGCTTCGCACGGCCATCTACGTCTTCCGGACCGAGGACGGGTCCGGAAGGACTCTGGTCGTCGACCATGGCGGCTGGCCATGCTGGGCCGACGAGTCCACTCTCTACTTCCACCGCCGGGGCTCCGACGGATGGTGGAGCATCTACCGCGCCACCATCAGTGTCGGAACGACCACGGTGTCCCTGGAATCCGTGGTCCGGATCACACCTGCTGGTTTCCATGCTTTCACTCCGGCGACGTCCGCCGGTGCTCCGGGAATTATAGCTGTCGCGACGAGGAGGCAAACGTCCAACTACAGGCACATCGAGCTGATCGACATGAGGAGCGGAACGAATGCTTATGTGGAGGTGACACGGCCGGTCACGCCGTACTCCCACAACTACAACCCCTTCATCTCCCCCGAGGGATCCCAAGTCGGCTACCACCGATGCAGGGGTAGCGGCAATGGCAGTCCCTCCTTGTTGCTGGAGAACATAAAGAGCTCGTATCCGGAGGCCTTCTCGCTCTTAAGAGTCGATGGCTCGTTCCCATCCTTCTCGCCCGATGGAGAACGGATTGCTTATGTCAAGCTGCCGGGGCTTTTCGTGGTGAACTCCGACGGCTCAGGCGGGCCGCGGGAGGTTTTCTCTGGCATCGCTTTCCCGACGGCGTGGGACTGGAAGAGGAAGGGGACCATCTACACTAGTTATGGCCCCGACTTCGCTGCCGAGGGTACCCAAGTGGACATCATTTCCATCACGCTGCCCGACGAAGACGACGACGATGCTGGGAATGCACAGCCATCGATCAAGAAGCTGACGACGGGGGGCGCGAACAACGCGttcccttccccttcccccaACGGCAAATGGGTGGTCTTCCGCTCGGGGCGCTCCGGGCACAAGAATCTGTACATCATGGACGCGGTGGAGGGCGAGAGCGCGGGGATCCACCGGCTGACCGAGGGGCCCTGGAGCGACACCATGTGCAACTGGTCGCCGGACGGCGAGTGGATTGCCTTCGCCTCCGACAGGGACAACCCGGGCGGCGGGAGCTTCGCCATCTACATGGTGCACCCAAACGGCACCGGGCTGAGGAGGGTGGTGCACAGCGGGAGCGGGGGAAGGACGAACCACCCCTGGTTCAGCCCCGACTCCAAGAGCCTGGTGTTCACGTCGGACTACGGGGCCGTGTCGGCGGAACCCATCTCCAATCCCCACCATTACCAGCCGTACGGGGAGATCTTCACCGTCGGAATCGATGGGTCGGACATCCGACGCCTCACGCACAACTCCTTCGAGGATGGGACTCCGACATGGACGCCCTACTTCTTGGAGCCTGCTGATGTTGCCGAATCGCTACAAGGCAGTGCTTGGTGCGAATTCGATGATTGCCACTGGCTCAACATACAGGCCCAGCTGGACGAAGCCGCCCGGGGCACTTCTTGCTAA